One region of Syntrophobacter fumaroxidans MPOB genomic DNA includes:
- the hydE gene encoding [FeFe] hydrogenase H-cluster radical SAM maturase HydE, with amino-acid sequence MDAKRRIIDLLEEKDEATLRILMLRADAVRRRFLGDAIHLRGLIEFSNHCRRDCLYCGLRRSNKNLVRYRMAPREIFAQAAEAANLGFRTVVLQSGEDPAYTIRALCSLVREIKSELSLAVTLCVGERTREDFLRLKQAGVDRYLLRFETSDPCLFRILKPDSDYERRFRCLEWLKAIGFQVGSGNIVGLPGQTMESLAEDILKFREMRLDMVGLGPFIAHPDTPLQGSRNGSLDLALRVVALTRIMTRTAHMPATTATGTIDREGRQKALQCGANVLMPNLTPVRYRRHYMIYPDKVGVGEDPARCRSRAESMAHSLGRTVGLDEGHSLGPRSAGLDVRKHHA; translated from the coding sequence ATGGACGCCAAGCGCCGTATCATCGATTTGTTGGAGGAAAAAGACGAGGCCACGCTGAGAATTCTGATGCTGCGCGCAGACGCGGTGAGGCGGCGATTTCTCGGCGATGCGATCCACCTGAGGGGGCTCATCGAGTTCTCGAACCATTGCAGGCGGGACTGCCTCTACTGTGGGCTGCGAAGGAGCAACAAGAACCTCGTCCGCTATCGCATGGCTCCCCGGGAGATATTCGCACAAGCGGCGGAAGCCGCAAACCTGGGATTCCGGACCGTCGTATTGCAGTCCGGAGAGGATCCCGCCTACACGATTCGAGCTCTTTGCTCTCTTGTCCGCGAGATCAAGAGCGAACTCAGCCTTGCCGTAACGCTCTGTGTCGGCGAACGAACAAGAGAGGACTTCCTGAGACTGAAACAAGCCGGAGTCGACCGGTACCTTCTGCGGTTCGAAACCTCGGACCCGTGCCTCTTCAGGATTCTGAAACCCGATTCGGACTACGAGCGACGCTTCCGCTGTCTCGAATGGTTGAAAGCAATCGGTTTCCAGGTCGGTTCCGGAAACATCGTGGGACTTCCGGGTCAAACCATGGAAAGCCTTGCCGAGGATATCCTGAAATTCAGGGAAATGCGCCTGGACATGGTCGGGCTTGGCCCTTTCATCGCCCACCCCGACACCCCTTTGCAGGGCAGTCGGAATGGGTCCCTGGACCTGGCGCTGCGCGTCGTGGCTCTCACGAGGATCATGACCCGGACCGCGCACATGCCCGCAACCACGGCCACGGGGACCATTGACCGCGAGGGCAGGCAGAAGGCGCTTCAATGTGGCGCGAACGTCCTTATGCCCAACCTGACGCCGGTCCGTTACCGGAGGCACTATATGATTTACCCGGACAAGGTCGGGGTCGGCGAGGACCCGGCCAGGTGCCGGTCCCGTGCTGAAAGCATGGCGCACTCTCTTGGCAGAACGGTGGGGCTCGATGAGGGGCACAGCCTTGGACCGCGTTCCGCCGGTCTTGATGTTCGGAAGCATCATGCATAG
- a CDS encoding RNA 2'-phosphotransferase produces the protein MGSGMPLKTLARMLSYIGRHSPGEFGLYWNPDGTMPWKEFYWALQEDEALRFVRESHVREIALQGLELPFSLENNRLRLIGPAAPPEYPVSEFLPGRLFYACRRAHLEVIRLRGLQASGRPYVLLCTEREQAVRIAKRREAEPIVIEIKAEEARAAGTLFRKAGATVYLVECVAADHLVFPLLRALPERTASKGRRGEHGMRSPAVPTAPGSFLVQPGDIGATTEGGKKTKGRGGADWKRKARKDRHKRSV, from the coding sequence GTGGGTTCGGGAATGCCCCTCAAGACGCTGGCCAGGATGCTTTCATACATCGGCCGGCACTCACCCGGAGAATTCGGTTTGTACTGGAACCCCGACGGCACCATGCCGTGGAAGGAATTCTACTGGGCGTTGCAGGAAGACGAGGCATTGCGGTTCGTTCGCGAGTCGCATGTCCGGGAGATCGCACTCCAGGGGCTGGAACTTCCCTTCAGCCTGGAAAACAACCGGCTCCGCCTGATCGGCCCTGCGGCGCCACCCGAATACCCCGTCAGCGAATTCCTGCCCGGGAGATTGTTTTATGCCTGTCGCCGCGCGCACCTGGAGGTGATTCGTCTCCGCGGGCTGCAAGCGTCGGGACGCCCGTACGTGCTGTTGTGCACGGAACGGGAGCAGGCGGTGCGGATTGCAAAGCGGCGCGAAGCGGAACCCATCGTCATTGAAATCAAGGCTGAAGAAGCGCGCGCGGCGGGCACCCTGTTTCGCAAGGCGGGCGCGACAGTCTACCTTGTGGAATGCGTTGCCGCGGACCATCTGGTGTTTCCGCTGCTGCGGGCGTTGCCGGAGAGAACCGCCTCAAAAGGCCGGCGGGGGGAGCACGGGATGCGATCTCCCGCCGTTCCGACCGCTCCGGGCTCCTTTCTTGTTCAGCCGGGCGACATCGGCGCGACCACGGAGGGCGGCAAGAAGACGAAGGGCCGCGGGGGCGCCGACTGGAAGAGAAAGGCGAGGAAAGATCGACACAAGCGCAGTGTTTGA
- the nuoF gene encoding NADH-quinone oxidoreductase subunit NuoF has translation MKSLDELAIIKESAQETLQIRYGKPGVLHKAHIMVCGGQGCISSKCAEVVDAIREALKKHNFSDHVKVVLTGCMGPCDMGPVAVVFPDAVFYRRLKPKDAEAIVLEHIIGGQPVTRLLYRVPGEKDPVPSMYDIELFKKQERIVLRNTLYIDPLSIEEYIGRDGYAALAKALTRMRPGEVVEEIKRSGLRGRGGAGFSTGMKWSFSAAAAGTPKYVVCNGDEGDPGAFMDRSVLEGDPHSVIEGMAICGRAIGAEQGYVYVRAEYPLAIERLEHAIRKAREFGLLGKDIFGTGFNFDIEIRIGAGAFVCGEETALLASVEGRRGEPRPRPPFPAIEGVFGKPTVINNVETWANIPAIIFKGADWFASIGTPKSKGTKVFALAGKITNTGIVEVPMGTTLREMVFDIGGGIPKKKEFKAVQTGGPSGGCIPARHLDTPIDYDSLGALGAIMGSGGMIVMDQDTCMVDIAKFFLEFCVDESCGKCSPCRIGTKRMHEILERISTGHGREGDIELLVELATTIKTTALCGLGQTAPNPVLSTIRYFRDEYEQHIRDHVCVAKVCDFANGDPDASE, from the coding sequence ATGAAATCACTGGACGAACTGGCAATCATCAAGGAAAGCGCTCAAGAAACCCTGCAGATTCGGTACGGCAAGCCGGGTGTCCTCCACAAAGCGCATATCATGGTGTGTGGCGGCCAGGGTTGCATATCTTCAAAATGCGCAGAGGTGGTGGACGCCATCCGGGAGGCGCTCAAGAAGCACAACTTTTCGGACCATGTGAAAGTCGTTTTGACGGGCTGCATGGGCCCCTGCGACATGGGACCGGTGGCCGTCGTCTTTCCGGACGCCGTGTTCTATCGAAGGTTGAAACCCAAGGACGCCGAGGCGATCGTCCTCGAACACATCATCGGCGGGCAACCGGTGACCAGGCTGCTTTACAGGGTTCCGGGCGAAAAGGACCCGGTTCCCTCGATGTATGACATCGAGCTGTTCAAGAAACAGGAAAGGATTGTTCTTCGGAACACACTCTACATCGATCCCCTTTCCATCGAGGAATACATCGGACGGGACGGCTACGCGGCGCTGGCGAAAGCGCTCACCCGAATGAGGCCGGGGGAGGTCGTTGAAGAAATCAAGAGATCAGGACTTCGCGGGCGTGGAGGAGCCGGGTTTTCGACGGGCATGAAGTGGTCTTTCTCGGCCGCTGCCGCGGGGACTCCCAAGTATGTGGTGTGCAACGGCGACGAGGGGGACCCGGGTGCGTTCATGGACAGGTCCGTGCTTGAGGGCGATCCGCACAGCGTTATCGAAGGCATGGCCATCTGCGGGCGCGCCATCGGCGCGGAGCAAGGCTACGTGTATGTGCGCGCGGAGTACCCTCTTGCGATTGAAAGGCTTGAGCACGCCATCAGGAAAGCCCGTGAATTCGGGCTGCTGGGGAAAGACATATTCGGGACGGGTTTCAATTTCGATATCGAGATCCGGATCGGTGCCGGGGCTTTCGTCTGTGGCGAGGAAACCGCCCTTTTGGCTTCCGTCGAAGGACGCAGAGGCGAGCCGCGGCCGCGGCCGCCGTTCCCGGCGATCGAGGGAGTGTTCGGCAAACCGACGGTCATAAACAATGTCGAAACCTGGGCCAACATCCCCGCGATCATTTTCAAGGGGGCGGACTGGTTCGCCTCAATCGGAACCCCGAAGAGCAAGGGGACCAAGGTTTTTGCCCTGGCCGGCAAAATCACCAACACCGGCATAGTGGAGGTGCCGATGGGCACCACGCTCCGGGAAATGGTCTTCGACATCGGAGGGGGAATACCGAAGAAGAAGGAATTCAAAGCGGTTCAGACAGGGGGGCCTTCCGGCGGCTGCATTCCCGCCCGGCACTTGGATACCCCCATCGACTACGATTCACTCGGGGCGCTTGGCGCCATCATGGGCTCCGGCGGCATGATCGTCATGGACCAGGACACCTGCATGGTGGACATTGCAAAATTCTTCCTGGAATTCTGCGTGGATGAGTCCTGCGGGAAGTGTTCGCCGTGCAGAATCGGGACCAAGAGGATGCATGAGATCCTGGAGCGCATCAGCACCGGGCACGGCAGGGAGGGTGACATTGAGCTGCTGGTGGAACTGGCCACCACGATCAAGACGACTGCCTTGTGTGGTCTCGGCCAGACGGCCCCCAACCCTGTGCTCAGCACGATCCGATACTTCCGGGATGAGTACGAGCAACACATCAGGGATCACGTATGTGTGGCCAAGGTTTGTGACTTCGCCAACGGGGATCCGGACGCTTCAGAATGA
- a CDS encoding TM1266 family iron-only hydrogenase system putative regulator, whose protein sequence is MPVERIGAVGILVERDESAHEINRILSEHRGIVVGRIGVPYRRRNVAVIALIIDGSTDEIGAMTGKLGRLPGVRVKTSLLTK, encoded by the coding sequence ATGCCGGTTGAGAGAATCGGGGCGGTGGGAATCCTTGTTGAACGCGATGAGAGCGCACACGAGATCAACAGGATTCTGAGCGAGCATCGGGGAATTGTGGTCGGGCGGATCGGAGTCCCCTATCGCAGGCGCAACGTGGCGGTAATAGCTCTCATAATCGACGGTTCAACCGATGAAATCGGGGCGATGACGGGGAAGCTGGGCAGACTGCCCGGTGTCCGGGTCAAGACTTCACTGCTGACAAAGTGA
- a CDS encoding CooT family nickel-binding protein: MCEANAYLMKDGKEELLMANVDILRPEGNVVYLMDIFGEQRWVEAAIKEMNLVRHRIVLEKA, encoded by the coding sequence GTGTGTGAAGCCAACGCGTATTTGATGAAGGATGGGAAAGAGGAGCTCCTCATGGCAAATGTCGACATCCTCAGACCCGAAGGCAACGTCGTTTACCTGATGGACATATTCGGAGAGCAGCGCTGGGTGGAGGCCGCCATCAAAGAGATGAATCTCGTTCGGCACCGCATCGTGCTGGAAAAGGCGTGA
- a CDS encoding DUF3842 family protein has product MRAAFDMGQEKHRDDLGGRFLMKIAVIDGESGTIGATVVTKIRHTLGERIEIWALGTNAIATDRMMKAGANRGAAGEAAITRCAGQVDIIVGSISILVAHAFLGEVTPSIAEAVGTAEARKLILPISQESVTVVSTFPEPLPHMVEGLVKLHLAPLVDAADKNRKPH; this is encoded by the coding sequence ATGCGCGCGGCCTTCGACATGGGACAGGAGAAACATCGGGATGACCTGGGGGGACGGTTCTTGATGAAGATAGCCGTGATCGACGGTGAAAGCGGCACGATCGGAGCGACTGTTGTCACAAAGATCAGGCATACGCTCGGGGAAAGGATCGAGATATGGGCTCTTGGTACCAATGCCATCGCTACCGACCGGATGATGAAAGCCGGAGCGAATCGGGGCGCGGCCGGCGAAGCCGCCATAACCCGTTGTGCCGGACAGGTGGACATCATTGTGGGTTCAATATCGATTCTCGTCGCCCATGCATTTCTCGGAGAGGTGACGCCTTCCATCGCCGAGGCCGTGGGCACGGCGGAAGCCCGGAAGCTGATCCTCCCGATATCGCAGGAATCAGTGACGGTTGTGAGCACATTCCCCGAGCCGCTGCCTCACATGGTCGAGGGCCTGGTGAAGCTTCATCTCGCACCGCTGGTTGATGCCGCGGACAAGAACCGGAAGCCCCATTGA
- a CDS encoding complex I 24 kDa subunit family protein: MNGCECTPTDAALVKGLARIIEPYRGQPNSLIQVLAKAQEYIGYLPKWVQVQVAEGLGLSLQEIYGVTTFYAFFSLIPRGRHKLSVCAGTACYVKGTKNVLKGVRDAIGIKPGQTTPDSRFTMEIVRCIGACGLAPAVIVNGKDVHGRLEAEQIPEILSLYE; this comes from the coding sequence ATGAATGGATGCGAATGCACTCCCACGGATGCCGCACTGGTGAAAGGATTGGCCAGGATCATCGAGCCCTACAGGGGACAACCCAACAGCTTGATACAGGTTCTGGCCAAGGCCCAGGAATATATAGGATACCTTCCGAAATGGGTCCAGGTGCAGGTTGCCGAAGGCCTGGGCCTCTCCCTCCAGGAAATATACGGCGTAACGACCTTTTACGCTTTCTTTTCCTTGATTCCAAGGGGAAGACACAAGCTCAGCGTTTGCGCCGGGACCGCCTGCTACGTCAAGGGAACCAAGAACGTCTTGAAAGGCGTGCGTGACGCCATCGGGATCAAGCCCGGCCAGACCACTCCCGACAGCCGGTTCACCATGGAGATCGTGCGATGCATCGGCGCCTGCGGCCTGGCGCCCGCCGTGATCGTCAACGGGAAGGACGTGCACGGTCGCCTGGAGGCGGAGCAAATCCCCGAGATCTTGAGCCTTTATGAATAA
- a CDS encoding iron hydrogenase small subunit: MQKTTVQMTRRAFIRAAGLAAGYALVGFHLTKDALAAALDFAGLRQKAVYQADAEIYKSRKSQDNPMVKKLYDKNRGFLAKGPCGHKSHELLHTHYQDRSAGVKALKSVGVKLKI; encoded by the coding sequence ATGCAGAAGACGACAGTCCAAATGACCAGACGAGCGTTTATCAGGGCCGCGGGTCTCGCCGCGGGCTACGCCCTGGTGGGATTTCATTTGACGAAGGATGCCCTTGCGGCGGCCCTGGACTTTGCGGGCCTGAGGCAGAAGGCGGTCTACCAGGCGGATGCGGAGATTTACAAGTCCAGGAAATCTCAGGACAATCCGATGGTCAAGAAACTCTACGACAAGAATCGTGGATTCCTGGCCAAGGGCCCCTGCGGGCACAAGTCGCACGAGCTCCTGCACACTCACTACCAGGACCGGAGTGCGGGCGTGAAGGCCCTGAAAAGTGTCGGGGTCAAGCTGAAAATATGA
- a CDS encoding NADH-dependent [FeFe] hydrogenase, group A6, producing the protein MKMISLMIDKQNVSVPEGSTILQAAGKIGVRIPTLCYLKDINVIGACRICMVQVQGARTMMAACVTPVTEGMIVRTNTPEVIAARRVVLELILSDHPMECLTCVRNQNCELQRLAEEFNIKGIRFDGARTEYGIDDSSPAIQRDPRKCILCRRCISVCSEVQGVKALTTGHRGFNTLIAPAFNERLANVECVQCGQCSLVCPTGAIHEVDDTEKVWAALADPKKHVVVQTAPATRVQVGETMGAAPGSIVTGQMVAGLRRLGFDKVFDTDFTADLTILEEGNELLQRLQNGGALPMITSCSPGWIKFAEHFYPELLPHLSTCKSPQQMFGALAKTYYAQKAGIDPSDVFVVSVMPCTAKKFECIRPEMRSSGYQDVDVVLTSRELGRMFKQAGLSMENLPPEEYDAPLGISTGAGEIFGASGGVMEAALRTVYEVVTGQSLETIEFKECRGLDGVKEATVQVGALPVRVAITNGLGNARKVLEKIREGSSDHHFIEIMCCPGGCVGGGGSPIPTNKEIRLNRIDAVYREDERMALRKSHDNPAVAELYKEFLEKPLGHKSHQLLHTHYTERGLNKT; encoded by the coding sequence ATGAAAATGATATCGCTCATGATCGACAAACAGAATGTGTCAGTGCCGGAAGGGTCGACTATCCTCCAGGCGGCCGGGAAGATCGGCGTAAGGATACCGACTCTTTGTTACCTGAAGGACATCAACGTCATCGGAGCCTGCCGGATCTGCATGGTCCAGGTGCAGGGAGCTCGAACCATGATGGCGGCCTGCGTCACTCCGGTGACCGAAGGGATGATCGTGCGCACCAATACCCCGGAGGTGATCGCCGCGCGCAGAGTGGTTCTCGAACTGATTCTCTCCGATCATCCGATGGAGTGTCTCACGTGCGTCCGAAACCAGAACTGTGAGTTACAGAGACTGGCGGAGGAATTCAATATCAAGGGAATCCGCTTCGACGGCGCCAGGACCGAATACGGCATCGACGATTCCAGCCCGGCCATTCAAAGAGACCCAAGGAAATGCATTCTCTGCCGGCGCTGTATTTCGGTTTGTTCCGAAGTTCAGGGCGTGAAAGCGCTCACCACCGGCCATAGGGGCTTCAACACCCTGATCGCCCCCGCGTTCAACGAGAGACTTGCCAACGTCGAATGCGTCCAGTGCGGACAGTGCTCGCTCGTCTGTCCCACGGGGGCGATTCACGAAGTGGACGATACGGAAAAAGTCTGGGCGGCTCTGGCCGATCCGAAAAAACACGTCGTCGTCCAGACCGCACCGGCAACGCGGGTCCAGGTGGGAGAGACAATGGGGGCAGCCCCCGGCAGCATCGTCACCGGACAGATGGTCGCAGGGTTGCGGCGACTCGGATTCGACAAGGTCTTTGACACCGACTTCACCGCCGACCTGACCATCCTGGAGGAAGGCAACGAGTTGCTTCAGCGCCTCCAAAACGGCGGCGCGCTTCCCATGATCACTTCGTGCAGTCCGGGCTGGATCAAGTTCGCCGAGCACTTCTACCCCGAGTTGCTGCCCCATCTTTCCACCTGCAAGTCGCCGCAGCAGATGTTCGGCGCTCTGGCCAAGACCTATTACGCTCAGAAGGCGGGGATTGATCCGTCCGACGTCTTTGTCGTGTCCGTCATGCCCTGCACGGCCAAAAAATTCGAATGCATTCGACCCGAGATGAGGAGCAGCGGCTACCAGGATGTCGACGTGGTGCTCACTTCGCGTGAGTTGGGCCGCATGTTCAAACAGGCCGGTCTGAGCATGGAAAACCTGCCGCCCGAGGAATACGACGCTCCGCTGGGGATCTCCACGGGCGCAGGCGAGATATTCGGAGCTTCTGGCGGCGTGATGGAGGCCGCCCTGCGCACCGTGTACGAGGTCGTCACGGGCCAATCCCTGGAAACCATCGAATTCAAGGAATGCAGGGGGCTCGACGGAGTGAAGGAGGCCACCGTCCAGGTGGGCGCCCTGCCCGTCCGGGTTGCAATAACCAATGGGCTTGGCAATGCGAGGAAGGTGCTGGAAAAGATCCGGGAAGGCTCCTCGGACCATCATTTCATCGAAATCATGTGCTGCCCGGGAGGGTGCGTCGGAGGCGGCGGCTCCCCGATCCCGACCAACAAGGAGATACGCCTCAACAGGATCGATGCCGTGTACCGGGAAGACGAGCGAATGGCGCTTCGCAAATCGCACGACAACCCGGCCGTGGCGGAACTCTACAAAGAGTTTCTTGAAAAACCGCTGGGACACAAATCGCATCAACTGCTTCACACTCACTACACCGAAAGGGGATTGAACAAAACTTGA
- a CDS encoding [FeFe] hydrogenase, group A: MREIEKVMYQEKPPAAADPDTLLFVQVDPEKCQGCGECDNHCPTGAVQARDPAGVRHVVSPAACINCGQCLVNCPHGAVYETVSYVDEITARLKDPATVAVSMPAPAVRYALGECFGYPTGAYVGGKMHAALKQLGFRFVWDNEYTADVTIMEEGTELLQRISKPDRHKPLPQFTSCCPGWVKFMECYYPDLLPHLSTCKSPIGMLGALAKTYGAQETKTPRDRMYTVSIMPCIAKKFEGLRPEMAASGCRDIDATITTRELAFMIKQAGIDFKSLPDMAPDPILGMSTGAATIFATSGGVMEAALRLAYEVLSKQKLPSPDIKVVRTHEGINTADIKVPRFGTVKVAVASGLANAAKLCDEVRAGKSPYHFIEIMTCPGGCVNGGGQPMDPRIRQASLLKRTIASVKKRYNLRTTG, encoded by the coding sequence ATGAGAGAGATTGAAAAGGTGATGTACCAGGAGAAACCGCCCGCGGCAGCGGATCCGGACACCCTGCTGTTCGTCCAGGTGGATCCGGAGAAGTGCCAGGGATGCGGTGAGTGCGACAATCATTGTCCGACGGGTGCCGTCCAGGCCAGGGACCCGGCCGGCGTCCGGCATGTGGTGAGCCCCGCGGCGTGCATCAACTGCGGGCAATGCCTTGTGAATTGTCCGCACGGCGCCGTCTACGAAACAGTAAGCTATGTGGATGAAATCACCGCCAGGCTCAAAGACCCGGCCACGGTGGCCGTATCCATGCCGGCCCCGGCGGTACGGTACGCTCTGGGGGAGTGCTTCGGCTATCCGACCGGTGCTTACGTGGGCGGCAAGATGCACGCAGCGTTGAAACAGCTGGGGTTTCGCTTTGTCTGGGACAACGAGTACACGGCCGATGTGACGATCATGGAGGAAGGCACCGAGCTTTTGCAGCGCATCTCGAAACCGGACAGGCATAAACCCCTTCCGCAATTCACGTCGTGTTGCCCGGGCTGGGTGAAGTTCATGGAATGTTACTATCCCGACCTTCTGCCCCACCTCTCCACCTGCAAATCCCCGATCGGCATGCTTGGCGCGCTGGCAAAGACCTATGGCGCACAAGAGACCAAGACCCCTCGAGACAGAATGTACACCGTCTCGATCATGCCCTGTATTGCGAAGAAATTCGAAGGGCTCCGGCCGGAGATGGCTGCCAGCGGGTGCAGGGATATCGATGCAACGATCACCACCCGAGAGCTGGCTTTCATGATCAAGCAGGCGGGGATCGATTTCAAAAGTCTTCCGGACATGGCGCCCGACCCGATACTCGGCATGTCCACCGGAGCGGCGACGATATTCGCCACGAGCGGCGGCGTGATGGAGGCCGCGCTGCGCCTGGCCTACGAGGTCCTCTCCAAACAGAAGCTCCCCTCCCCCGACATAAAGGTCGTTCGCACTCACGAAGGGATCAACACCGCGGACATCAAGGTGCCGCGTTTCGGCACCGTCAAGGTGGCGGTGGCGAGCGGGCTGGCCAACGCCGCGAAGCTTTGCGATGAAGTCAGGGCGGGGAAATCTCCCTATCATTTCATCGAGATCATGACGTGCCCCGGCGGCTGCGTCAACGGCGGGGGGCAGCCCATGGACCCGCGCATCCGCCAGGCGTCTTTGTTGAAGCGAACCATCGCCTCGGTCAAAAAGAGGTACAATTTGAGAACGACAGGTTAA
- a CDS encoding ABC transporter ATP-binding protein, with protein MAFLELADLRVKYGNIEVIHGINVRVEEGDIIAILGANGAGKSTTLLTISGLVKPSGGSISFRDAPIHRFPAHTIVKLGIAQVPEGRRVFGTLTVRENLNLGSFVSKDKQAISKTLAWIYELFPILSERREQLAGTLSGGEQQMLAIGRALMSRPKILLLDEPSLGLAPLLVMTILQTLREINRSGVTIVLVEQNARAALKLAHRGYVLELGNVVIEDDSAALIANAEVQAAYLGGGIA; from the coding sequence ATGGCGTTTCTGGAACTGGCAGACCTGCGCGTGAAATACGGGAACATCGAAGTGATCCACGGAATCAATGTCCGGGTCGAGGAAGGAGACATCATCGCCATCCTCGGCGCCAACGGCGCCGGGAAATCGACCACTCTGCTCACCATCAGCGGCCTGGTGAAACCGTCCGGAGGATCGATTTCTTTCCGGGACGCTCCCATCCATCGGTTTCCGGCTCACACCATCGTGAAGCTCGGAATCGCCCAGGTCCCCGAGGGGCGAAGGGTATTCGGCACGCTGACAGTGCGCGAGAACCTCAACCTGGGCTCCTTCGTCAGCAAGGACAAGCAGGCGATCTCAAAGACCCTGGCCTGGATCTACGAGCTGTTTCCGATCCTTTCGGAGCGCCGCGAACAACTTGCCGGCACTCTGAGCGGCGGGGAGCAGCAGATGCTGGCCATCGGGCGCGCACTCATGAGCCGCCCGAAGATCCTTTTGCTGGATGAACCGAGCCTCGGTCTTGCGCCGTTGCTGGTCATGACCATTTTGCAGACCCTGCGCGAAATCAACCGTTCGGGCGTCACCATCGTCCTGGTGGAACAGAACGCACGGGCGGCCCTCAAGCTCGCCCACCGCGGATACGTGCTCGAGCTGGGAAACGTGGTGATAGAAGACGACTCCGCCGCGCTGATCGCCAATGCGGAAGTCCAGGCCGCTTATCTCGGAGGCGGAATCGCCTGA
- the hydG gene encoding [FeFe] hydrogenase H-cluster radical SAM maturase HydG gives MAAQKGDFIDDRRIVQLIESAKAGVSREEVVRIIEKASQSDGLTPAEVAVLLEVQAPDLLEMIYRTAQDIKEQIYGKRLVLFAPLYISDHCVNNCVYCGYRRHNRFERRKLTMDEIRKEISVLEEMGHKRIALECGEHPEQCPIDYVLDAIRTIYEVKVKNGSIRRVNVNIAATSIENFRLLKEAGIGTYILFQETYHRPTYARVHPSGPKRNYDWHTCAFDRAMEGGIDDVGFGVLFGLYDYKYEVLALLLHAMHLEEAFGVGPHTISVPRLRPAAGVDLNKFPHLVADREFKKIIAVLRLAVPYTGMILSTREPARFRDELISVGISQISAGSCTGVGGYCKDNNLDREEQRLQFAIEDHRTMDEVIMSVCESGYIPSFCTACYRKGRTGDRFMQLAKTGQIQDVCQPNAILTFKEFLLDYAGPELKAAGESAIHRHHQLIANRKVRRITEQRLAEIEHGTRDLYF, from the coding sequence ATGGCAGCGCAAAAAGGAGATTTCATCGACGACCGAAGGATCGTGCAATTGATCGAGTCCGCGAAGGCCGGTGTGTCGAGGGAGGAAGTCGTGCGCATCATCGAGAAGGCTTCCCAGTCGGACGGTCTCACCCCCGCCGAAGTTGCGGTTCTGCTCGAAGTTCAGGCGCCCGACCTGCTCGAAATGATCTACCGGACCGCCCAGGACATCAAGGAGCAGATCTACGGGAAGAGGCTGGTATTGTTCGCCCCTCTCTACATCAGCGATCACTGCGTCAACAATTGCGTCTATTGCGGCTACAGGCGCCACAACCGTTTTGAGCGTCGAAAACTCACGATGGATGAAATCAGAAAAGAAATCTCCGTTCTCGAAGAGATGGGGCACAAGCGCATCGCTCTCGAGTGCGGCGAACATCCCGAACAATGTCCCATCGACTACGTGCTGGATGCGATCAGGACCATTTATGAAGTCAAGGTGAAGAACGGCAGCATCCGGCGTGTGAACGTGAATATCGCCGCAACGAGCATCGAAAACTTCAGGCTGTTAAAGGAGGCCGGAATCGGGACATACATCCTTTTCCAGGAGACCTACCACCGTCCCACCTACGCGAGGGTGCACCCGTCCGGTCCAAAGAGGAACTACGACTGGCACACCTGCGCTTTCGACCGCGCCATGGAGGGAGGCATTGACGACGTGGGGTTCGGCGTGCTGTTCGGGCTTTACGACTACAAGTATGAAGTCCTTGCACTGTTGCTGCATGCCATGCACCTGGAAGAGGCCTTCGGGGTCGGGCCTCACACCATTTCCGTTCCGCGGCTGAGACCGGCGGCCGGCGTCGACTTGAATAAATTCCCCCACCTGGTCGCAGACCGCGAATTCAAGAAAATAATCGCCGTGCTTCGACTTGCTGTGCCTTATACCGGGATGATTCTCTCCACGCGGGAGCCTGCCCGGTTCCGCGATGAGCTCATTTCGGTGGGTATCTCGCAGATCAGCGCCGGTTCTTGTACGGGGGTCGGCGGGTACTGCAAGGACAACAATCTGGACCGGGAAGAACAGAGGCTGCAGTTCGCCATTGAAGATCATCGGACCATGGATGAAGTCATCATGAGCGTCTGCGAATCAGGCTACATCCCGAGCTTCTGCACGGCCTGCTATCGAAAGGGGCGCACCGGGGACCGTTTCATGCAGCTTGCCAAGACCGGGCAAATTCAGGATGTCTGCCAACCCAACGCCATCCTCACCTTCAAGGAATTCCTGCTCGACTACGCGGGCCCCGAACTGAAGGCCGCGGGTGAGTCGGCCATTCATCGACATCACCAGTTGATCGCCAACCGGAAGGTGCGACGAATCACCGAGCAGAGATTGGCTGAGATCGAACACGGCACAAGGGATCTCTATTTCTGA